Proteins found in one Balneola sp. genomic segment:
- the tsaD gene encoding tRNA (adenosine(37)-N6)-threonylcarbamoyltransferase complex transferase subunit TsaD translates to MKILGIESSCDDTSAAVLDGINVLSNVIASQSIHIKFGGVVPELASRAHQTTISFTVKQALEEADTSLSNIDAIAVTQGPGLMGSLLVGLCFAKGLALSRGIPLIGINHMDAHIYANFIDGTPSFPFICLTVSGGHTQLVHVKAPFDHEILGQTRDDAAGEAFDKIGKIFGLPYPAGPVMDKLAQSGNVAFHKFPQALVNEGLDFSFSGLKTSALYFIQNKEEGWVKENINDLSASVSEAITEVLIKKLKRAVQETGVKTVALAGGVSANSMLRSKAQKLASDLDLDLHIPKLSYCTDNAAMIAITGKMKAELGLFDDVGIKPFASV, encoded by the coding sequence ATGAAAATCTTAGGTATAGAATCCTCTTGTGATGATACTTCGGCGGCGGTTTTAGATGGGATAAACGTTCTGTCCAATGTGATTGCCTCACAATCAATTCATATTAAATTTGGAGGAGTAGTACCAGAATTGGCCTCAAGAGCTCATCAAACTACAATTTCATTCACGGTCAAGCAGGCTTTAGAAGAAGCGGACACTTCTTTATCGAATATAGATGCTATTGCTGTGACTCAAGGCCCGGGGTTGATGGGCTCGTTATTAGTAGGGCTATGTTTTGCAAAGGGACTCGCACTTTCGAGAGGAATCCCGCTTATAGGAATCAACCATATGGACGCTCATATTTATGCCAATTTTATTGATGGCACACCTTCCTTTCCTTTCATTTGTCTCACGGTATCGGGAGGTCATACCCAATTGGTCCATGTTAAGGCTCCATTCGATCACGAGATTTTGGGGCAAACCAGAGATGATGCAGCGGGGGAGGCTTTTGACAAAATTGGAAAGATTTTTGGGTTACCCTATCCGGCAGGCCCAGTGATGGACAAGCTGGCTCAATCCGGAAATGTAGCTTTCCATAAATTTCCCCAGGCTCTGGTAAATGAAGGTTTGGACTTTAGTTTTTCGGGTTTGAAAACCAGCGCACTTTATTTCATTCAGAACAAAGAAGAGGGGTGGGTGAAAGAAAATATCAATGATTTAAGTGCCAGTGTTTCAGAAGCGATCACAGAAGTGCTAATCAAAAAGCTTAAAAGAGCAGTTCAGGAAACTGGAGTAAAGACTGTAGCATTGGCAGGTGGAGTATCAGCAAATTCTATGCTGCGGTCGAAGGCGCAGAAATTAGCGTCTGATCTGGATCTGGACCTTCATATTCCAAAGCTTAGTTACTGCACCGATAATGCTGCAATGATTGCAATCACTGGAAAGATGAAAGCAGAGTTGGGGCTTTTTGATGATGTAGGGATTAAGCCTTTTGCTTCTGTGTAA
- a CDS encoding bile acid:sodium symporter family protein, whose amino-acid sequence MSESIDALQLNLGGGGLLIMNISLCFIMFGVALELTIQDFKDLAKNPRSTLGGVFSQFLFLPAITFLVVYLLEPAPSLALGMMMVAACPGGNISNFFSQLAGGNTALSVSMTAIATLLAIIATPLNFTLWASLYAPTNAILQEVSLDIYEVFKIVVLILGLPLIAGMIVRHKKPELAARLTKGIKIFGIVFFGAFVVITFALNFENFLNYVQYVIGYVFLHNLMALSGGYFIGFMLKLSKEDKKSISIETGIQNSGLGLLLIFNFFDGLGGMALIAAWWGIWHIIMGFTIGWYWSVGKKKLQKMFNYA is encoded by the coding sequence ATGAGTGAATCTATAGACGCGTTGCAGCTTAATTTGGGGGGTGGGGGATTATTGATAATGAATATCTCCCTCTGCTTTATCATGTTTGGGGTGGCATTAGAGCTTACTATTCAGGACTTCAAGGATTTGGCTAAGAATCCGAGGTCAACACTCGGAGGAGTATTCTCACAGTTTCTTTTCTTACCCGCCATTACTTTTTTGGTTGTTTATTTGCTTGAACCCGCACCAAGTTTGGCTTTGGGGATGATGATGGTAGCTGCGTGCCCAGGAGGGAATATTTCGAATTTCTTCTCACAATTAGCAGGTGGCAATACAGCACTTTCTGTAAGTATGACCGCCATAGCTACGTTACTTGCCATTATTGCTACTCCGCTAAATTTTACTTTGTGGGCAAGCTTGTATGCACCAACTAACGCTATTCTTCAGGAAGTCAGTTTAGATATCTATGAGGTATTCAAAATTGTAGTACTGATCCTGGGACTTCCCTTAATTGCCGGGATGATTGTAAGACATAAGAAACCCGAATTAGCTGCTAGGCTTACAAAGGGAATTAAAATATTTGGCATTGTTTTCTTTGGGGCATTTGTTGTGATCACCTTCGCATTAAACTTTGAGAATTTCCTCAACTACGTACAGTATGTAATCGGGTATGTATTTTTACATAACCTGATGGCTCTTTCCGGAGGATATTTCATAGGCTTTATGCTTAAGCTTTCAAAAGAAGACAAAAAATCCATTTCTATTGAGACGGGGATACAAAACTCAGGACTGGGCTTATTACTAATATTCAACTTCTTTGACGGGTTGGGAGGAATGGCACTTATAGCAGCCTGGTGGGGTATTTGGCATATAATTATGGGCTTTACCATTGGCTGGTATTGGTCGGTTGGGAAAAAGAAGCTCCAAAAAATGTTTAACTATGCGTAA
- a CDS encoding superoxide dismutase family protein — MKRLSIVLLGLFIFAACESEEKEPYESKTSDISKLVAVIHPLGDSGVMGIVEFTQIESGVQVSAIITGLNSDKHGFHIHQFGNCTASDGTSAGGHFDPFSIGIHGQNRMKKRHMGDMGNLEALNGKAEQIYTDPTILMEEIIGRGIIIHAGEDDLTSQPSGASGPRVACGVIGVAE; from the coding sequence ATGAAACGACTTTCTATTGTTCTTCTGGGGTTATTCATTTTTGCAGCCTGCGAATCAGAAGAAAAAGAGCCCTATGAATCTAAAACGTCCGATATCTCAAAACTGGTCGCGGTAATACATCCTTTAGGCGATAGTGGTGTCATGGGTATAGTAGAATTCACCCAAATCGAATCTGGAGTACAGGTTTCTGCAATAATAACAGGTTTGAATAGTGATAAGCACGGTTTTCATATACATCAATTTGGGAATTGTACAGCTTCAGATGGTACCTCTGCTGGGGGTCATTTTGATCCTTTCTCTATTGGAATTCATGGTCAAAATAGAATGAAGAAACGACATATGGGTGATATGGGTAACCTAGAGGCTCTAAATGGAAAAGCAGAACAAATCTACACTGATCCCACTATCCTGATGGAAGAAATTATTGGAAGGGGTATAATTATTCATGCTGGTGAAGACGATTTAACCTCCCAACCATCCGGTGCATCAGGACCTCGGGTTGCTTGTGGAGTAATTGGGGTAGCTGAGTAA
- a CDS encoding DUF2721 domain-containing protein, whose protein sequence is MEITLTTPGLLFSAISLLLLAYTNRFLALANLIRTLHGQYEQTGDKRKRAQIHTLQKRVSLVKNMQLLGIGSLFISVFCMVALFAGLIIIGKILFGISLIMLLISLGLSIIEIIISVDALNIQLHDLE, encoded by the coding sequence ATGGAAATCACACTCACTACTCCAGGACTTTTATTCTCGGCAATCTCACTATTGTTGCTTGCATATACTAACCGGTTTTTGGCATTGGCCAACCTGATCAGAACACTCCATGGTCAATACGAACAGACCGGCGATAAAAGAAAGAGAGCCCAAATTCATACCCTGCAAAAACGTGTTTCTCTTGTCAAAAATATGCAGCTATTAGGTATTGGTTCTTTATTTATTTCTGTGTTTTGTATGGTAGCTCTATTTGCGGGATTGATCATTATTGGGAAAATCCTGTTCGGGATAAGCCTGATTATGCTACTCATTTCTTTAGGCCTTTCAATCATAGAAATTATAATTAGTGTAGATGCACTAAACATTCAGTTACACGATCTAGAGTAA
- a CDS encoding ArsR family transcriptional regulator, with protein sequence MNNLFKALNDSTRRDILNLLKEKDMTAGEIAEAFEISKPSISHHLDLLKQAGLVSTERNGQFITYSLDTTALEEATQWLFNLLKSE encoded by the coding sequence ATGAATAATCTATTTAAAGCTCTTAACGATTCTACTCGAAGAGATATCCTAAATCTTCTAAAAGAGAAGGATATGACTGCAGGTGAGATCGCTGAAGCTTTTGAGATTTCAAAACCAAGTATATCTCATCATTTAGATTTGTTGAAACAAGCGGGATTGGTATCAACCGAAAGGAATGGTCAATTCATTACTTATTCGCTAGATACAACCGCGTTAGAGGAGGCAACACAATGGCTTTTTAATCTTTTAAAATCAGAATAA
- a CDS encoding DUF1648 domain-containing protein: MSVTETIKKEWFVWLILLAPFVTSIYLWDQLPDEVPTHFNARGEADDWGPKWMNAFMLPGISVAVYILLLVLPLIDPKKKISNTQKPIAAIRIFTAIFFVGIYAFVMAASLGNETNFTPYIYLAVGALFLILGNYMNSIKPNYFIGIRTPWTLESPEVWKKTHRLASKIWIVGGLVMMAIPFITPLSWMAVSTTIMVSILAGIPLFYSFIIFKKLESDS; this comes from the coding sequence ATGAGTGTTACAGAAACAATAAAGAAAGAGTGGTTTGTATGGCTAATTCTTTTAGCGCCATTTGTCACCTCCATATACTTATGGGATCAACTGCCGGATGAAGTGCCAACTCACTTTAATGCACGTGGGGAAGCAGATGACTGGGGCCCTAAATGGATGAATGCATTTATGCTTCCGGGGATCTCGGTTGCAGTATATATACTCCTTTTGGTTCTTCCATTAATCGATCCAAAAAAGAAAATTTCAAATACCCAAAAACCAATAGCGGCAATACGAATATTCACGGCCATTTTCTTTGTTGGTATCTATGCCTTTGTAATGGCGGCATCGCTTGGTAATGAAACGAATTTTACTCCTTATATATACCTGGCAGTTGGCGCTCTTTTTCTGATACTTGGAAACTATATGAATTCAATAAAGCCCAATTACTTCATTGGCATTAGAACTCCCTGGACGTTGGAGAGTCCGGAGGTTTGGAAAAAGACCCATAGACTAGCCAGTAAAATTTGGATCGTAGGGGGATTAGTTATGATGGCCATACCATTCATTACTCCTTTGAGCTGGATGGCAGTTTCCACTACGATAATGGTATCAATACTAGCCGGAATCCCATTGTTTTACTCCTTCATCATTTTTAAAAAATTAGAATCAGATTCTTAA
- a CDS encoding alpha/beta hydrolase, whose amino-acid sequence MIKHTLLFLLLLLVSTNSVAQDQEVIIDNCEIDIAGSYLAGDHENGYPLVIMISGSGAQDRDETVVGFKPFKDIADHLASQGISSFRFDDRQVGKSTGVFNDATLETLVSDVAAIIRFFQNDADTKYDEFILLGHSQGGMVGARTAAQMEEVKGLILMAAPTVPLKDVIDDQITIIQTMMGKTEADIAPTLKFQKIAYEASRTNEGWEEVKEAFRELLRTEIDKLPEAQRAFITDFDAFADAQYAQQIGAIQTPQMRTLLHYDAGEDIAKLDIPIFGIFGELDTQVTPSLNATTLESICEGNDLNCTMETISEANHLFQKAKNGMVQEYAYLEKKFIDGFLESLSNWVGEHYQ is encoded by the coding sequence ATGATAAAGCACACACTTTTATTTCTACTGTTACTACTTGTATCGACTAATTCTGTAGCCCAAGATCAGGAAGTAATTATTGATAACTGCGAGATAGATATAGCAGGATCCTATTTAGCAGGTGACCACGAAAACGGATATCCGCTTGTCATAATGATTTCCGGAAGCGGAGCACAAGACCGGGATGAGACGGTGGTAGGGTTCAAGCCCTTTAAAGATATAGCAGATCATTTAGCTTCTCAGGGCATATCAAGCTTTAGATTTGATGACAGGCAGGTTGGAAAATCAACGGGAGTCTTTAACGATGCTACACTGGAAACCCTGGTATCTGACGTGGCCGCAATTATTCGGTTTTTCCAAAATGATGCTGATACTAAATATGATGAGTTTATTCTGCTTGGGCATAGTCAGGGAGGTATGGTAGGAGCCCGAACGGCTGCTCAAATGGAAGAGGTTAAGGGACTCATTTTAATGGCCGCTCCAACGGTACCTTTAAAGGATGTGATTGATGATCAGATTACAATTATCCAAACAATGATGGGTAAAACAGAAGCCGATATTGCTCCTACACTTAAGTTTCAAAAAATAGCTTATGAGGCATCCCGAACGAATGAAGGTTGGGAAGAAGTGAAGGAAGCGTTCAGGGAATTATTGAGAACAGAAATTGATAAACTTCCAGAAGCACAACGGGCTTTTATCACTGATTTTGATGCCTTTGCTGACGCCCAGTATGCCCAGCAGATCGGAGCCATACAAACTCCCCAAATGCGAACCTTACTTCATTATGATGCAGGTGAGGACATAGCCAAGCTTGATATTCCAATTTTTGGAATATTTGGGGAATTAGATACTCAGGTAACTCCAAGTCTAAATGCTACTACCTTGGAATCTATTTGTGAAGGCAATGATCTAAATTGCACAATGGAAACAATTTCAGAAGCAAATCATCTATTCCAAAAGGCGAAAAACGGGATGGTTCAGGAATATGCATATCTGGAGAAAAAATTTATCGATGGGTTTTTGGAAAGCCTAAGTAATTGGGTGGGGGAGCATTACCAATAA
- a CDS encoding SDR family oxidoreductase: MKGKNVLIVGGTGGIGSAVAREFAGSGAKVVIAGRNKSTAEEIAKSINEKGGDAYAIDVDVTNESSVTRMVEEVISGLGVIDVLVNAFGRGLILPFREINSSDAKELIDVNVFGTFLVTQTVLKHSSKDSPTNVIMFPGSMGKYVMKNASVYCASKFAIQGFTKALIEELRRDNVKFTLFYLGGVDTPFWDDDRVSMRVKKEMMLNPKDVARSVLSAVMAPGASVVNELVIQPESHQLV, translated from the coding sequence GTGAAAGGAAAGAATGTACTTATTGTTGGCGGAACAGGTGGCATTGGTTCAGCTGTCGCTCGTGAATTCGCAGGATCAGGTGCTAAGGTAGTAATAGCAGGTCGAAATAAATCAACTGCAGAGGAAATAGCTAAGTCAATCAATGAAAAAGGGGGAGATGCCTACGCGATTGATGTAGATGTAACTAATGAATCTTCCGTTACCCGAATGGTAGAGGAAGTTATAAGTGGACTTGGTGTAATTGATGTGTTAGTAAATGCATTCGGGCGGGGTTTAATACTTCCTTTTAGAGAGATTAATTCATCGGATGCTAAAGAGCTTATCGACGTTAATGTTTTTGGTACTTTCTTAGTAACTCAAACCGTACTTAAACATTCGTCTAAAGACAGTCCCACGAATGTGATCATGTTTCCTGGAAGTATGGGGAAATATGTGATGAAAAATGCTTCTGTATATTGTGCTTCTAAATTCGCAATCCAGGGATTTACCAAAGCACTTATTGAAGAGTTAAGAAGAGACAACGTAAAATTTACACTCTTCTATTTAGGAGGAGTCGATACGCCATTCTGGGACGATGACCGGGTAAGCATGAGGGTTAAAAAGGAGATGATGCTCAATCCTAAAGATGTAGCTCGGTCGGTGCTATCCGCGGTAATGGCTCCCGGCGCATCAGTAGTTAATGAACTAGTGATTCAACCCGAGAGCCATCAATTAGTTTAG
- a CDS encoding L-lysine 6-transaminase — MQQTKAVSPENVRAILGRHLLTDGYDIVLDLEKSEGAYLYDSKHERRYLDFFTFFASNPLGMNHPKIAGDDEFVAKLGRVAINKPSNSDIYTEEMAEFMEVFSRVAVPNHLPHSFFISGGALAVENAMKVAFDWKVQKNFQKGYREEKGHMVLHFEKAFHGRSGYTLSVTNTIPDKVKYFPKFNWPRVISPAMSYPTSPDNISEVKKQEHLSIAQAERFFKTHKDDIACILIEPIQGEGGDRHFRPQFHEALRQLADKHEALLIYDEVQTGVGMTGKFWAHEHFVEPDIISFGKKAQVCGILAGPRIDEVETNCFKVSSRINSTWGGNLVDMVRFGRILEVIEEENLVTHAAKVGNYLQTRLEAFADQYEYMSNPRGLGLFCAIDLPDTHSRDSVISECIKNGLMILSCGTNTVRFRPPLTITTEQIDEGLAILEAAYKNALEKCPVTG; from the coding sequence ATGCAACAAACCAAGGCGGTATCTCCTGAAAATGTACGAGCTATTCTTGGGAGACATTTACTCACTGATGGATATGATATTGTACTGGATCTTGAAAAAAGCGAGGGCGCTTACTTATACGATTCGAAGCACGAACGAAGATATCTGGATTTCTTTACTTTTTTTGCCTCAAATCCATTGGGAATGAATCATCCCAAAATAGCCGGAGATGATGAGTTTGTTGCAAAACTTGGCAGAGTTGCTATTAATAAACCATCAAACTCTGATATATATACCGAAGAAATGGCTGAGTTTATGGAGGTATTTAGCAGAGTAGCTGTACCTAACCATCTGCCCCATTCTTTTTTTATATCCGGAGGTGCGTTAGCAGTTGAAAATGCCATGAAAGTTGCCTTTGACTGGAAAGTTCAGAAAAACTTTCAAAAAGGATACCGGGAAGAAAAAGGACATATGGTGCTTCACTTTGAAAAAGCGTTTCATGGACGTTCCGGGTATACCCTATCTGTGACCAATACTATACCTGATAAAGTAAAGTACTTCCCAAAATTCAATTGGCCTCGAGTAATTAGCCCGGCCATGAGTTATCCAACCTCTCCTGATAATATCTCGGAGGTAAAGAAACAGGAACACCTGTCCATTGCTCAAGCCGAACGCTTCTTTAAAACTCATAAAGATGATATCGCTTGTATCCTGATTGAACCTATCCAGGGAGAAGGTGGTGACAGACATTTCAGACCTCAATTCCATGAAGCTCTTCGGCAATTAGCCGATAAACATGAAGCACTCCTAATCTATGATGAAGTACAAACAGGAGTAGGTATGACTGGCAAATTTTGGGCACATGAGCATTTTGTTGAGCCTGATATTATTTCGTTTGGGAAGAAGGCCCAGGTATGCGGGATATTAGCAGGACCCAGAATTGATGAGGTGGAAACCAATTGCTTTAAGGTGTCATCACGAATTAACTCTACCTGGGGAGGTAATCTTGTAGACATGGTTCGGTTTGGAAGAATTCTGGAAGTAATTGAAGAAGAGAATCTTGTGACACATGCTGCCAAAGTTGGGAATTACCTTCAGACCCGACTCGAGGCTTTTGCTGATCAATATGAATACATGAGCAACCCCCGTGGTTTAGGCCTTTTCTGTGCGATAGATTTACCTGATACTCATTCAAGAGATTCAGTAATTAGTGAATGTATTAAGAATGGATTAATGATCCTTTCATGCGGTACCAACACAGTTCGCTTCCGTCCACCGTTAACAATTACTACTGAACAAATTGATGAAGGACTGGCTATTCTGGAAGCAGCTTACAAAAACGCTCTGGAAAAATGCCCGGTTACCGGTTAG
- the rocD gene encoding ornithine--oxo-acid transaminase codes for MTSSKQAIELENKFGAHNYHPLPVVLSKGDGVYVWDPEGKRYFDFLSAYSAVNQGHCNPKITDVLIEQAKTLTLTSRAFYNNVLGEYEKFLSQYFGFEKILPMNTGAEGVETAIKICRKWAYEKKGIPEDKAQIIVFENNFHGRTTTVISFSNDPDARNNFGPYTPGFLKVPYNNIDALSKALDQPNIAGILVEPIQGEAGVMVPDENFIPEIARLAKEKNALFIADEIQTGIARTGSLLAVCGNCTCSGHCEQQPSYTKPDILILGKALSGGSYPVSAVLADSEVMDVIKPGQHGSTYGGNPLACKVAIAALEVVNDEKLAQNARRLGMLFREKMNDLVTKFNLFVKVRGKGLLNAVVINDKEESDTAWRFCVELKNNGLLAKPTHGNIIRFAPPLIITEEQLLECVDIIRETLISFGN; via the coding sequence ATGACATCATCCAAACAAGCAATCGAGTTAGAGAATAAATTCGGGGCACATAATTATCATCCTTTACCAGTAGTTCTTTCAAAAGGTGATGGAGTATATGTTTGGGATCCTGAAGGAAAAAGATATTTCGATTTTTTATCTGCCTACTCTGCAGTTAATCAAGGGCACTGTAATCCTAAGATTACCGATGTACTCATCGAACAGGCTAAGACCCTCACACTTACATCACGGGCGTTCTATAATAATGTATTGGGTGAGTATGAAAAATTTCTTTCTCAGTATTTCGGTTTTGAGAAAATTCTACCTATGAATACGGGAGCTGAAGGAGTAGAAACGGCGATCAAAATTTGCCGCAAATGGGCCTATGAAAAAAAAGGGATTCCTGAAGACAAGGCTCAAATCATAGTGTTCGAAAATAATTTCCACGGCAGAACCACTACAGTTATTTCTTTTTCAAATGATCCCGATGCCAGGAATAACTTCGGACCTTATACCCCAGGGTTCTTAAAGGTGCCTTACAATAATATTGATGCTTTATCAAAAGCCCTTGATCAACCAAACATTGCCGGCATTCTGGTTGAACCTATTCAAGGTGAAGCAGGGGTTATGGTCCCCGATGAAAATTTTATTCCTGAAATAGCCAGACTCGCAAAAGAAAAAAACGCCCTGTTTATTGCTGACGAAATTCAAACTGGTATTGCACGAACGGGATCGTTGTTAGCCGTTTGCGGTAACTGCACATGTTCTGGTCACTGTGAACAACAGCCATCTTATACTAAGCCTGACATCTTAATTCTTGGTAAAGCTCTTTCAGGTGGGTCTTATCCGGTATCTGCGGTTCTTGCAGATAGTGAAGTCATGGATGTTATTAAACCAGGACAACATGGATCTACCTATGGAGGAAACCCTTTGGCATGCAAAGTAGCTATCGCTGCTTTGGAGGTAGTGAATGATGAGAAGCTTGCACAAAATGCCCGTAGACTTGGCATGCTATTCAGGGAAAAAATGAATGACCTGGTTACCAAGTTTAATCTCTTTGTTAAGGTTCGAGGAAAAGGGCTGTTAAATGCCGTAGTTATTAATGATAAAGAAGAAAGTGATACGGCCTGGAGATTTTGTGTAGAACTCAAGAATAACGGACTACTCGCCAAACCTACTCATGGGAACATCATTCGTTTTGCTCCCCCTTTGATAATAACTGAAGAACAACTATTGGAGTGTGTTGATATCATTCGAGAAACCCTAATCTCATTCGGTAACTAA